One window of Triticum dicoccoides isolate Atlit2015 ecotype Zavitan chromosome 5A, WEW_v2.0, whole genome shotgun sequence genomic DNA carries:
- the LOC119301793 gene encoding transmembrane protein 50 homolog translates to MENLAMLWGIIGPGVAGALFGAGWWFWVDAVVCSAVQVSFIHYLPGIFASLAALMFNCVDKDAIGNDYYSSYGDDSEWRVKLWLFVAYVVSFVCLAGSVGLLVQDALTDKGPSVWTGVAGVLQCVFVLISGLTYWTCHTED, encoded by the exons ATGGAGAACCTGGCGATGCTGTGGGGGATCATCGGGCCGGGCGTCGCCGGCGCGCTCTTCGGCGCCGGCTGGTGGTTCTGGGTCGACGCCGTCGTCTGCAGCGCCGTCCAGGTCTCCTTCATCCACTACCTGCCCG GGATCTTCGCGTCGCTGGCCGCGCTCATGTTCAATTGCGTCGACAAGGATGCCATCGGGAACGACTACTACTCGTCCTACGGGGATGATTCCGAGTGGAG GGTGAAGCTCTGGCTTTTCGTCGCCTATGTAGTTTCTTTCGTCTGCCTGGCTGGATCAGTGGGTTTGTTGGTGCAAGACGCCCTGACAGACAAGGGCCCTTCTGTGTGGACTGGTGTTGCCGGCGTCCTGCAATGCGTTTTTGTGTTGATAAG TGGGTTGACATACTGGACGTGCCACACCGAGGACTAG
- the LOC119301795 gene encoding transmembrane emp24 domain-containing protein p24delta3-like — MARGGAWAAAAAAVLWWMAAGAGAVWLEIAPSGTKCVAEEIRSNVVVIGDYAVLYEHQQVHPTVSVKITSPFGDTIHKKDKVTVDQFAFTTSEAGNYLACFTVDGDNKGLVMKLNLDWKIGIAAKDWDAIAKKEKIEGVALELFKLDESVQTIYENLLVLRTKESDMRDVSEVTNARVLWLSMMSLGVCICVSVMQLVHLKRYFRKKKLI, encoded by the exons ATGGCGCGAGGTGgcgcgtgggcggcggcggcggcggcggtgctgtgGTGGATGGCGGCGGGCGCCGGGGCGGTGTGGCTGGAGATCGCGCCGTCGGGGACCAAGTGCGTGGCGGAGGAGATCCGGTCCAACGTCGTCGTCATCGGCGACTACGCCGTCCTCTACGAGCACCAGCAGGTCCATCCCACCGTCTCCGTCAAG ATCACATCCCCTTTTGGGGATACCATACACAAGAAAGATAAGGTTACGGTGGACCAGTTTGCATTTACCACATCAGAAGCAGGAAATTACTTGGCTTGCTTTACAGTTGACGGTGATAACAAGGGTTTGGTGATGAAACTAAATCTTGACTGGAAAATTGGTATCGCGGCAAAAGATTGGGATGCTATTGCTAAAAAGGAAAAGATTGAG GGAGTTGCGCTAGAGTTGTTTAAGCTTGATGAATCTGTCCAAACAATCTATGAAAATCTGCTCGTGCTGAGGACCAA AGAATCCGACATGAGAGATGTCAGTGAGGTGACGAATGCTAGGGTCTTATGGTTGAGCATGATGTCGCTCGGTGTTTGCATTTGTGTTTCAGTTATGCAGCTGGTGCATCTAAAACGGTACTTCCGAAAGAAGAAGCTTATCTGA
- the LOC119301794 gene encoding annexin A13-like yields MAARSPAAAGFENECREIHGACDEPRRLSRLLAHRSASERQQIKATYRAMFGEDLAGRLHKTLTANQDNELCNLLYLWMLDLAERDAIMARDAIESGAAADYRALVEVFTRRKQDQLFFTKQAYLSRFKKNLEQDMDTDPSHPYQRLLVALATSHKSHHDEPSRHIAKCDARRLYDAKNGGGTRSVDEAAILEMFSKRSIPQLRLALCSYKHIYGHDFTKALKKNLAGDFEESLRLVVKCIYSPSKYYCKLLQRSMQRPEAHKRLVTRAILGSDDVGINEIKLAFKSNFGKNFADFIHESLPQSDYREFLWLWQGGRCPVAS; encoded by the exons ATGGCCGCCCGTTCTCCTGCCGCCGCAGGGTTCGAAAACGAGTGCAGAGAGATCCATGGCGCGTGCGACGAGCCGCGCCGCCTGAGCCGCCTCCTGGCTCACCGGAGCGCGTCGGAGAGGCAGCAGATCAAGGCGACGTACCGTGCAATGTTCGGCGAGGACCTCGCTGGCAGGCTCCACAAAACCCTCACGGCCAATCAGGACAATGAG CTCTGCAACCTGCTCTACCTGTGGATGCTTGACCTGGCGGAGCGAGACGCGATCATGGCGAGGGACGCCATCGAGAGCGGCGCGGCGGCCGATTACCGCGCCCTTGTCGAGGTCTTCACGCGGCGGAAGCAGGACCAGCTCTTCTTCACCAAGCAGGCGTACCTGTCCAGGTTCAAGAAGAACCTGGAGCAGGACATGGACACCGACCCCTCGCACCCTTATCAGAGA CTATTGGTAGCTCTGGCAACCTCCCACAAGTCGCACCACGATGAACCCAGCCGGCACATCGCGAAGTGCGACGCCAGGCGATTGTACGACGCCAAGAACGGTGGCGGCACGAGATCGGTCGACGAGGCCGCCATCCTCGAGATGTTCAGCAAGAGGAGCATCCCACAGCTCAGGCTGGCGCTCTGCAGTTACAAGCATATATATGGGCATGACTTCACCAAA GCACTGAAGAAGAATTTGGCTGGTGATTTTGAAGAGTCTCTGAGACTTGTTGTCAAGTGCATCTACAGTCCTTCCAAGTATTACTGCAAG TTACTGCAGAGAAGCATGCAACGCCCAGAAGCCCATAAAAGGTTGGTTACGAGGGCTATCTTGGGCAGCGACGACGTCGGCATAAACGAGATCAAGTTGGCGTTCAAGAGTAACTTCGGAAAGAACTTCGCAGATTTCATCCATGAAAGCTTACCACAGAGTGATTACAGAGAGTTTCTTTGGTTGTGGCAAGGGGGCCGGTGCCCAGTAGCATCATAA